The stretch of DNA TCTTCTTGATTATCGGATTGAATACTACTTTCAATATCAGATAAAATTTTATTTACTTTAGTTTCTAACTTTTCTTTATTTTTTTCAATACTACCACGCCAAACAAACGTATAACGATTAGAACGAGCCTCTATTTTTGTTCCATCAATATATTGAACATCCAGACTTACATAACCCATTTCAACCAACATTTTAACAACTTCTCCAAATAAACGGTGAATATGTGCCTTCAAAATTTTACCTCTAAAATCATTAATTGTTCTAAAATCTGGCGTAGAATTGCCTGATAAATACATAAAATGAATATTCTCCCCAAGAGCTTTAGCTATTTTACGACAAGAATAAATATTGGATAAATAAGCATAAAATAACACTTTAACCAACATTCTTGGATGATAAGCGGAGCAACCTCCTCCTTTATACTGAGAAATCAAATCACTAATATCCAACGAATCAACCACCTTTTCAACTAAACGAACAGGATGATTAGCTGGAATTTTATCAAAGATATTGACAGGAAAAAGTTCGGGTTGAGAAACACTTTGATTTTTAAAAACTACTTTTGCCATACACTAGAAAAGCAAGTGAAAAAATATACGCCTCGAAAATAAAACTTTTTATACATATAAAAAAAGGCTATCCGTACTTTTCGGACAGCCTCTTTATTTTTGCTTTTGTCTCGTCCTAGTATAGCGTTACAACACAACCTTTTATTTTATGAAAAGTAAGTATGTAAAACGCACCCAAAAAGACTATACGATGCAACTCAAACTTCAAATTGTTCGTGAGATAGAAGAGGGTATTTTTACCGTTAGTCAAGCTCAACGTAACTATGGTATTCAATCTCGTGGAACGGTTGTTAAATGGCTTGAAAAATATGGTAATTTTGACCCTCACTACAAAGTTAAAACAACAATTATGAAGACAGCAGAGCAACGTTTGTTAGAGTTAGAACAAGAAAATCGTTTACTCAAAAAGCAAAAAGCAGCTTTAGAGCAAGAGTTAGCCAATTCTGACAAAAAAGTCATTTTATTTGATATGATGATTGATTTAGCAGAAAAAGAATATCAGATTCCTATTCGAACTGCGAAGCACTCATAAGTACCATAAAAAAGAAAACAAAGACGCACTAAAAAACTCCAATCCCAAGTAGTTTGCTCTTTCAGCAAAGAAAGGCAAGTCAGCATCCAGAAGACCTGCAAACTGCTTGGGATAAGCAGACAAAGTTATTATCGTTCGTTTTGGGATGAAAAAGAAAAAGAGCAAGTAGCTACTCAAGTGATTAGGTTAGTAGAAAATATACGTCAAAGAATGCCTAAAATTGGGGTTCGTAAGTTGTATCATATTTTGCAATCAGAGTTAGAGGAGCTAGGGGTGGGACGAGATAAATTATTTCGTATTTT from Bernardetia sp. encodes:
- a CDS encoding transposase, with amino-acid sequence MKSKYVKRTQKDYTMQLKLQIVREIEEGIFTVSQAQRNYGIQSRGTVVKWLEKYGNFDPHYKVKTTIMKTAEQRLLELEQENRLLKKQKAALEQELANSDKKVILFDMMIDLAEKEYQIPIRTAKHS